The genomic interval CGAAGCCGGTCTGGTGGGGATGGGCGGCCTCAGCAGTTACGCCGCGAGCAAACACGGCGTCGTCGGCCTCACCAAATCCGCCGCGCTCGAATACGCCGAGAAGGACATCCGCATCAACGCCATCGCCCCCGGCCCAACCAAGACCAACATCCAATCCAGCATCACCGGCACCGGCGACTCACTCCTCGCCCGCGCCAAATCCGCGCTCGAACTCGTCCGCCTCGCCGTCCGCACCCTCCGCGCCGACTTCGACACCAGCGCCATGCGCGACGTCCCCATGAACCGCATCGCAGACCCCGAAGAAATGGCTGGAGCCGTCGCCTTCCTCTGCTCCGACGACGCCTCCTACATCACCGGCCACACCCTCCCCATCGACGGCGGCCAAGCCGCCGACTAACCCCCTGTCGTCACCAGAACGCTTCGCGTCCTGGTTGGCTCACGAGACCAAGCGCGTCTCGTGAACGTTCGCGCATTCGTCCAGCTTCGTCGCTTCGCTCCTCAGCTGTACCGTTCTTCGTTCCACGGATTCGCGGTGTTCGAGTAGCCGCGTTTCTCCCAGTAGCCGCGCTCGGGTTCAGTGAGGAATTCGACGCCGTCCACCCACTTCGCGCCCTTGTAGGCGTAGCGGTGGGGGGTGACGACGCGGAGCGGGCCGCCGTGTTCGCGGGGGAGGTCGTCGCCGTCGTACCCCCAGGCGAACATGACTTCCTCGCGCGCGCACTGGTCGAGCGGGAGGTTGGTGGTGTAGCCGTCGAGGGCGTGGAACATGACGTGGACGGCGTCGGACTGGACGCCCGCGGCGTCCATCAGGGCGGGGAAGGTGACGCCCGTGAACTCACAGTCGAACTTCGACCAGCCGGTGACGCAGTGGAAGTCCTGGCGCTGGGTCTCGCTCGGGAGGTCGCGGAACTCGTCCATGGAGAGCGAGAGCTCGTTCTCGACTGCGCCGGTGACGGTGAACGTCCAGTCGTCGGGGTCGTAGGTCGGCGTGCTTCCCTTCGAGAGCACGGGGAACTTGCTCGTCTCCCGCTGTCCGGGCGGGAGTCGCTCCCCGTCGAACTCCTCGTGGAGGTCCGTGACGTCCTTCACGCTCATACTTCGGGTTCGGACGGGCCGCACGTATGCGTACCGATACCAGGAACGGCTAACTCTCGATACTTCTCACCGGGATTCGTTTTCCACGAGGAAAAGAATCCTTTTCTCAGGCGGAATTCGGCCCGCCAAGTTTATCAACGGGTGGGGCAAACGCCCATCTAGAACCCATGCCGACAGTGGAGCTAAACATCCCCGACCACATCGAGATGCAGATCGCCCAGCTCGTCGAACAGGGCGAGTTCATGAGCCGCGAGGAGGCCATCGAAGACCTCCTCTCCGCGGGAATCCGCGCGTACAAGACCAGCGGCCCGATGGACGACGACGCCGGCCTCGAAGACGAGGGCATGATGGGCCACGAGGACGAGTACGTCTTCTAGGGCGTGTGAGCGCGTAGCGAGCAAGGTTTTTACCGTCAAATCGCATAGCGCGATTATGCACAAAGACGAACTGCTCGACCTCCACGAACAGCTGGTCGAAATCAAGGACGACATCCGCGATTACGACCAGATCAACGAGGAAGCGTTCGACGCGTACGAACAACTCGACGTCGACCCGAGTCACGTCCACAAGTCCAAGAGCGAGCACAAGCACGCCGTGTTCGTCCTGGGGAACGCGCTCGCGAACGCGATGAGCGAGGACGAGTTCTCGAACGCCGGCCGCCTCTCCAAGCGCATGGAGGAACTCGCGGACGACGCCGGCTCAAAACTCTAGTTACTGCGCCGCGGATTCGTACGCCGTCTGGAAGTCGCTGAGCTGTTCGTTCACGCGCGCCGCGCCCGCTTCGAGCGCGTCCAGGGGGTCTTCGCCGTCCTCCGTCTTGAGGGAGAGGAGGGGTTCGGTCTGGCCGCCGGACTGCTCGGGGTTCTGGTCGTAGGTCGCCGCGGCGACGCTGTCCAGTTCGAGGAGCGCGCCCTTCAGGACGTTCATGAAGGTGTGGTCTTCGCCCCCGATTTCTATCACCAGTTCGGACTCCGATTGCTCGACAACCCGCAAATCCATACACGAACGCAGGGGTAGCGCGCGTTTCAATCTTCCGCACCGGCCTCCCCGACCGGTGGGACGCGCGCCGGGCGACGGGACGCGCGGCGTCGGGCGGCGCGTTTTATTGGTGGGGCGTGACTTGACTCGGGTATGGTGTCGCTTCCCGTCGTCCTCGCGCTCTCCTGCCTGCTCGGCGCGGCCGCCGCGGGCGTTCTCTCCCGGGTCGCGGGCGTCCGTCTCTCCGACGGCCTGCTGGTGGTCGCGCTGCTCGTCGGCGTCCTCGGCGTCGGCGTCGCGGCCGCGCTGGGCGTCGTCCCCGTCGCCCCGGCGCTCGCCGCCGCCCTCGCGCTCGCGCTCGTCGCGTCGTTCGGCGTGGTGCGCGCGCTCGACCGACCCCGCGGCCGGTGGTTCCGCCGCCTCCGTTCCCGGCTCCTGTTCGGGGTGCCTTGGGGGTCGCTCGTGTCGATTCTCGGCGTGCTCGCGTTCTACCTGTTCGTGCAGGGCGGCGCGGACGGCCTCTACTCCCCACTCACGCTTCCATTCACGTCGTGGTCGTACACGTACCCGCTGGGCGTGCTCACCGCGCCGTTCGCGCACTCGGGCTACGGCCACCTCTACGGCAACCTCGTGGGAACGGTCGTGCTCGCGCCGCTCGCGGAGTACGCGTTCAGCCACTTCCCCACCGAGCGCGGCGACGGCAGTTTCTCGTCGCTCCGCGCGAACCCCTACGTGCGCGCGTTCGTCCTGTTCCCGCTCGGCGTCCTCCTCGTCGGCCTCGCGACGAGCGTGTTCGCGTGGGGGCCGGTCATCGGGTTCTCGGGCGTCGTGTTCGCGTTCGCGGCGTTCGCGCTCGTGCGCTACCCGCTCGCCGTCGTCGTCGCGCTCACCGTTCGGAGCGCCGTCTCCACGCTCTACAGCGCGCTCACCGACCCCGTCGTCGTCGCGTCCGCCGGCTCCTCCTACGGCGGGCCGTGGTGGGCGGGCGTCGCCGTCCAGGGCCACTTCCTCGGGCTGACGCTCGGCGTCCTCCTCGGGGTGGTCGTGCTCGCCAAACGCGACCGCGGGCCGTCCGCCCTCCGCCTGTTCGCCGGCACCGTCCTGTTCGCGGCGTCGCTCTCGCTGTGGGCGTGGTGGTGGTACCGCGGCCCCGCGACCTACGTCCTCTACCGCGCCGTCGGCGTGCTGTTCGTGCTCGCCGTCGGCTGGGTCGTCGCCGCCGCCGTCCGCGCCGGCCGGTCGCGCGACCCGCTCGGCTGGGGAACCGACATCTCGCGGCGGCAGGCCGGCGTTCTCCTCGTCCTCGTCCCGCTCGCCGTGATGGCGGGCGTCGCCGCGCCGATCAACTACACGACGACCGACGGGAGCGGCCTGCCCGCCGACGCCGTGGAGGTCGGGGACTACCAGGTCGCGTACGCGGAGAACGTCCCGAACCAGCGCGTGAGCGGCATCGACGTGTCGCTGTTCGGGGAGTCCACGAGCGTGAACGCGAGCGGCGTCATCGTCTACAGTTCCGAGCGCGCGCTGTGGACGGAAGCCGTCTCCGCGGGCCGCCTCGCGTTCACGGGGACGAGCACGGTTCGCGTCGGCGGTCTCGGGTGGGAGTCCGAGGTGCGGGCGGAGCGCCGGGGCTGGGTCGCGGCGGGCGGTGGCGCGGCCTACGTCGTCTCCCTCACGCCCGACGGTGGCGACCGGCGGTACGTCTACGGCTCCGACCCCGCGACCGCCGACCTGACGCTCGCCGGGCGGAACGTCAGCATCGTCACCCGGGAGGGCGCGTTCTACCTCGCGCTCACCCGCGACGGCGCGGTTCTCGACGCCGCACCGGTTCCCGCGGCGGGGAACGCGACGACCGTCGAGGGCATCCGGTTCGTCCACCGGAACGACGAACTCGTCGCGGTCTACGACGGCACGCGCGTGACGGTCGCGAGCGAGGAGACGTACAGCTATTCCCAGGAAATCCGGTAGACTTCGGCGTCGAGCGTTTTCGAGTCCGCGTCGTGAAACGCGAACTGGCGGGAGAGGGCGAACTCCGCGCGGAAGGCGTGCGTGACTTCGCCGCCCGCGTCGCCGGCGAACGACTCGACGAACGACTTGCTCCCGGCGTTGTGCACGGAGTAGGAGACCCTGGAGAGCCGGCTCGCGGCGTCGAGGAATCGGCGGTCGGCGTGTTCGTTCCCGCGCTGCGCGCCGAACGGCGGGTTCATCAGCACGGTCGCCTCCGTACTCTGGAGCGGCGGACGGGTCGCGTCCCCGCGCACCCAGTCCACGGGCGTCGCGGGCGCGAGTCGTGCTTCGTTCTCGCGGGCGACGGTGAGCGCGCCCGCGTCGATGTCGAGGCCGACGACGCGGGGGGCGTCCGCGAGCGCCGCGCCGAGCGCGAACATGCCCGTTCCCGTCCCTAAATCGAGGACGGTGCGGTCGAGGTCGTCGTGGAGGCCGGCGAGGTGGACGACGTGCGCCGCCAGCTCGGCGGGCGTCGGGTACTGTTCGAGTTCCACCCGCGGCTCCCGGAACCCCTCGACGTCCTGGAGTCGCTGTTCGAGCGCGCGTTTCACAGGACGAGGGAGGCGGGGGAGGAAGAAACGGTTTACGAGAGGGAGAGCGGGCCGTCGAGTTCGAGGGTGACGCCCTCGCGGCGGGCGCGTTCGGCGGACGCGGCGAGCGCGGGTTCGACCTTCGACGCCTCGGCGACGCCGTCGAAGGAGACGGTGAGGGTGTCCGCGCCGAGGTAGGCGGCGGCGTCGATGTGGTCGCGAACGCGGTCGATTTCGTCCTGCGTGGCGAACGAGCAGTCCTCGTCGAAGCACGCCGAGAGTTCGAGGACGTCCGCGGTGTAGTCTTCCGCGCGGAGTTCGTCCTTCACGTCGCGGAGGTAGGACGTGGAGAGGGAGGCGAGCGATTCCGCGTCGATGGTGACGGGGGTGGCGTTCGTCGGGCGACAGCTCGCGACCGCGCTTCGGACACCGGACTGCGTCGTGCTCATACACACCCATACATACTGAGAATACAAAAGCCTTTGTCTATGTCCAGTAGTAATTACTCGGGGGGTGGGAACGGTAGTTACACCGACTTCACCGATAACGTTCTTATCGCTGGTCGGCCTATTCGAGGGTATGTCCATCGACCGCGAGACGTTCGACGCCGCGAGCGAGGGCGAACTCGCAGACCTCTCGACACCCGAGCGCGTCCTCGGATTCCTCGCCGCGCACGCCGACCGCGCGTTCGAGGCGAGCGAAATCGCGTCCCGCACGGACCTCGACCCGGGCGCAGTGAGCACGGCGCTCTCACGGCTGAAGGAGCGCGGGCTGGTCGAACACAAGGCGACCTACTGGGCGGTGATCGACGACCCAGACCGACTCGAATCCTACAGCGGGTACGAACACGCCACCGCGCTGTTCGACGACCAGCTCGGCGAGGAAGACTCGGACGCGTGGCGCGAACACGCGCCTGACGAATCCCACCCGACCGAGAACGCGTGACCGACGACAGAATCTACGACCGCGGCGAGTGGTGTACGGAGCCGACCCGTTCAAACGAGGGGCGTCAGGGCGACCGTGGCTCGTTCTCTCCAACCACGCGGATCGGCCGTTTCACGGCGAACAGTACATCGCCGTCACGCTGACCACTCGCTCGTGGCTGGACGGATTGATCGGGATACCGGCGTCGAGTTGGGTTCGCGGCGGCACTCCCGAACCGAGCCGCGTCGTCCCGTGGGGCGTGCAGTCGCTCGCCGCGGGCGACATCGCGCGCTGGCAGGGGACGCTCACGGAGTCGATAGTCGAGAAAACGATAGCTGCGCTCGTAGAAGAACTCGACGCCTAGTCTACCAGGTGCCGTGGAAGGTGTCGAACTCCAGTTCGTCGAGCGGCTTGTTCCCGACCGCAATCTCGTACTCGCCGGGCGTGAGCATCGGCTTGTGGAACCGCGGCCCGTCGTCGGTCGTGATGCGGGGACAGCCCGTGTTCACGAACGCGTCCATGTCGAAGTTCCGAAGCCTGTCCGGCGTGACCTCGTCCATCGTGATGAGGTAGGCGTTGTCGTTGTTCTCCACGATTTCGTTCGCCTGTTCCCAGCGGCCCTGGCCGATCTTCGTGCAGAAGATGACGCCCCACTTCTCGGCGTCCATCGCCTTGTGCACGCTCGCGTACCGCTGTTTCATGAACTGCTCCTGGTCGGCGATGGAGATGGAGTTGTTCACGGGGTCGGCGATGACGACGTTCTTCTCGGGGTGTTCCATCGCGAGGCCGAGCGGGTGGAACTTCCCGCCGCCGACGTACAAGACCTGGTCGGCGTCGATGTCCGCGGACGCGTAGTTACAGCCGAGCACCTGGCCCTCGTGGGTGAGGCGGTCGTCGCCCCGACGGGTGTGGACGGTGTACCCGCGCTCTTCGAGCCACGTCCGCATCTCCTCGAACTTGTTCATGTGCTGGGCGGTCGTGACGAGACCCACGTCGTCGCCGTCGAGCTCGTCGAGGGCTTCCTGCATGAT from Salarchaeum japonicum carries:
- a CDS encoding sulfite oxidase-like oxidoreductase, whose translation is MSVKDVTDLHEEFDGERLPPGQRETSKFPVLSKGSTPTYDPDDWTFTVTGAVENELSLSMDEFRDLPSETQRQDFHCVTGWSKFDCEFTGVTFPALMDAAGVQSDAVHVMFHALDGYTTNLPLDQCAREEVMFAWGYDGDDLPREHGGPLRVVTPHRYAYKGAKWVDGVEFLTEPERGYWEKRGYSNTANPWNEERYS
- a CDS encoding DUF7120 family protein, translating into MPTVELNIPDHIEMQIAQLVEQGEFMSREEAIEDLLSAGIRAYKTSGPMDDDAGLEDEGMMGHEDEYVF
- a CDS encoding UPF0058 family protein; the protein is MHKDELLDLHEQLVEIKDDIRDYDQINEEAFDAYEQLDVDPSHVHKSKSEHKHAVFVLGNALANAMSEDEFSNAGRLSKRMEELADDAGSKL
- a CDS encoding DNA-directed RNA polymerase subunit L, yielding MDLRVVEQSESELVIEIGGEDHTFMNVLKGALLELDSVAAATYDQNPEQSGGQTEPLLSLKTEDGEDPLDALEAGAARVNEQLSDFQTAYESAAQ
- a CDS encoding rhomboid family intramembrane serine protease, which produces MVSLPVVLALSCLLGAAAAGVLSRVAGVRLSDGLLVVALLVGVLGVGVAAALGVVPVAPALAAALALALVASFGVVRALDRPRGRWFRRLRSRLLFGVPWGSLVSILGVLAFYLFVQGGADGLYSPLTLPFTSWSYTYPLGVLTAPFAHSGYGHLYGNLVGTVVLAPLAEYAFSHFPTERGDGSFSSLRANPYVRAFVLFPLGVLLVGLATSVFAWGPVIGFSGVVFAFAAFALVRYPLAVVVALTVRSAVSTLYSALTDPVVVASAGSSYGGPWWAGVAVQGHFLGLTLGVLLGVVVLAKRDRGPSALRLFAGTVLFAASLSLWAWWWYRGPATYVLYRAVGVLFVLAVGWVVAAAVRAGRSRDPLGWGTDISRRQAGVLLVLVPLAVMAGVAAPINYTTTDGSGLPADAVEVGDYQVAYAENVPNQRVSGIDVSLFGESTSVNASGVIVYSSERALWTEAVSAGRLAFTGTSTVRVGGLGWESEVRAERRGWVAAGGGAAYVVSLTPDGGDRRYVYGSDPATADLTLAGRNVSIVTREGAFYLALTRDGAVLDAAPVPAAGNATTVEGIRFVHRNDELVAVYDGTRVTVASEETYSYSQEIR
- a CDS encoding METTL5 family protein, which gives rise to MKRALEQRLQDVEGFREPRVELEQYPTPAELAAHVVHLAGLHDDLDRTVLDLGTGTGMFALGAALADAPRVVGLDIDAGALTVARENEARLAPATPVDWVRGDATRPPLQSTEATVLMNPPFGAQRGNEHADRRFLDAASRLSRVSYSVHNAGSKSFVESFAGDAGGEVTHAFRAEFALSRQFAFHDADSKTLDAEVYRISWE
- a CDS encoding MarR family transcriptional regulator, encoding MSIDRETFDAASEGELADLSTPERVLGFLAAHADRAFEASEIASRTDLDPGAVSTALSRLKERGLVEHKATYWAVIDDPDRLESYSGYEHATALFDDQLGEEDSDAWREHAPDESHPTENA
- a CDS encoding type II toxin-antitoxin system PemK/MazF family toxin, whose translation is MYGADPFKRGASGRPWLVLSNHADRPFHGEQYIAVTLTTRSWLDGLIGIPASSWVRGGTPEPSRVVPWGVQSLAAGDIARWQGTLTESIVEKTIAALVEELDA
- the dph2 gene encoding diphthamide biosynthesis enzyme Dph2; protein product: MSQQERTEGDLRNTGLSLKHDRTWDYELDRIVDAVEERGAEKVGLQFPEGLKRRGPAVTDDLREALPDDVRVMMSGKPCYGACDLDTYLMRRTDVFVHFGHSPMKESEKIIYVPLFSNVDVTPIMQEALDELDGDDVGLVTTAQHMNKFEEMRTWLEERGYTVHTRRGDDRLTHEGQVLGCNYASADIDADQVLYVGGGKFHPLGLAMEHPEKNVVIADPVNNSISIADQEQFMKQRYASVHKAMDAEKWGVIFCTKIGQGRWEQANEIVENNDNAYLITMDEVTPDRLRNFDMDAFVNTGCPRITTDDGPRFHKPMLTPGEYEIAVGNKPLDELEFDTFHGTW